A genomic region of Candidatus Sulfotelmatobacter sp. contains the following coding sequences:
- a CDS encoding PDZ domain-containing protein, whose protein sequence is MRSVVRSSTSGLIGLFLLLLASPVLAAPAPKAWLGVTTQELSDELRDALDIKNDGVLVNRVVTGSPAEKAGLRKGDVIISINDHSVDSPSALADAVSTAGVGTTASLRVVRRGSIQNMSVRLAARPDSLDDEDRGDWSRSNTHVRVWRNGKEVSPDDEEIPGLEGLRHLDGLGAMPRMMFFGRGRLGIRTASMNSDLSGYFGGTNAKGALVLEVLKDTPAEKAGIKAGDVITRVDNQDVEDSDDLVRALRDEEGKVTITLVRKGAKRTVDATLEDGQLGPRTYRYETRSPSSSHDDDDLRREMQELRDQIKDLKQQLEDKNH, encoded by the coding sequence ATGCGCAGCGTCGTCCGAAGCTCCACTTCGGGGCTGATCGGTCTTTTTCTCTTGTTGCTCGCTTCTCCCGTCCTCGCCGCACCCGCGCCGAAAGCCTGGCTCGGAGTCACGACCCAAGAGCTGTCCGACGAGCTGCGCGACGCGCTCGACATCAAGAACGACGGCGTACTGGTGAATCGCGTGGTCACCGGCAGCCCCGCGGAGAAGGCGGGCCTGCGCAAGGGCGACGTGATCATCAGCATCAATGACCACTCGGTGGATTCACCGTCGGCCCTCGCCGACGCCGTGTCCACTGCCGGGGTCGGCACGACCGCCTCGCTGCGGGTGGTTCGGCGGGGCTCAATTCAGAACATGAGCGTCAGGCTCGCGGCGCGCCCCGACTCACTGGACGACGAGGATCGCGGAGACTGGTCGCGTTCCAACACGCACGTGCGCGTGTGGAGAAATGGCAAAGAAGTCAGTCCGGACGACGAGGAGATCCCCGGACTCGAAGGATTGCGTCACCTGGACGGGCTCGGCGCCATGCCACGAATGATGTTTTTCGGTCGCGGCCGGCTCGGCATTCGGACCGCATCCATGAATTCGGACCTTTCCGGATACTTCGGGGGTACGAATGCCAAGGGTGCGCTGGTCCTGGAGGTGCTGAAGGACACGCCCGCCGAGAAAGCCGGAATCAAGGCCGGTGACGTGATCACTCGCGTCGACAACCAGGATGTCGAGGATTCGGACGACCTGGTTCGCGCGCTGCGCGACGAAGAGGGAAAGGTCACGATCACCCTGGTGCGCAAGGGTGCAAAGCGCACTGTGGACGCCACGCTTGAAGACGGGCAACTCGGGCCGCGCACCTACCGGTACGAGACGCGCAGTCCGAGCTCGTCGCACGACGACGACGATCTGCGACGCGAAATGCAGGAACTGCGCGATCAGATCAAGGATCTGAAGCAGCAGTTGGAGGACAAGAATCACTAG
- the rlmD gene encoding 23S rRNA (uracil(1939)-C(5))-methyltransferase RlmD has product MQVNELLTLEVTDLALGGKALSRVDGRVVFVDRGLPGDRIEARISRAKRSFAEARLERITTPSALRVAPRCPHTAICGGCRMQELEYAEQLRIKHAQVIEALRHLGGIAEPPVRAIVAAPDLFHYRNKMEFSFDEDAGGRPVLGLHQRGTYDRIFALEDCVLPSVLTVEIVRLTQSFASEHGWRGYRPGAHVGVARFLSVRHLPITDQCAVLLIATRELPGLEDWARRVAALSPAVKSVSLGINASRANIAFAESEQLLVGDGTIVERLLGLEFSAGSNSFLQTNSRQAEALYAAALDAGGVSRDDVVLDLYCGTGTLTLLFARVAREAVGVESVAEAVERARANAAHNRMSNARFVAGEARPVLRAWARGERADAPAASVVVVDPPRAGLHPRVVARTCELRPRRIVYVSCNPATLARDLKDFAAGGYTLRELTPFDMFPHTPHIECVARLES; this is encoded by the coding sequence ATGCAAGTCAACGAGCTGTTAACGCTTGAGGTTACCGACCTCGCGCTGGGCGGCAAGGCCCTGTCGCGGGTCGACGGCCGGGTGGTGTTCGTGGATCGCGGCCTTCCCGGGGACCGGATCGAGGCTCGGATTTCGCGGGCCAAACGAAGCTTCGCCGAGGCCCGCCTCGAACGAATCACCACCCCTTCGGCGCTCCGGGTCGCTCCGCGCTGCCCACACACCGCGATCTGCGGTGGATGCCGCATGCAGGAGTTGGAGTACGCCGAGCAGCTCCGGATCAAGCACGCGCAGGTGATCGAAGCGCTGCGCCACCTGGGCGGGATTGCCGAACCACCGGTGCGCGCCATCGTCGCGGCGCCCGATCTCTTCCACTACCGTAACAAGATGGAGTTCAGCTTCGACGAAGACGCCGGGGGACGTCCGGTGCTCGGGCTCCACCAGCGCGGCACCTACGATCGCATCTTCGCGCTCGAGGACTGCGTGCTGCCGAGCGTGCTCACCGTGGAGATCGTTCGTCTGACGCAATCGTTCGCGAGCGAACACGGCTGGCGCGGCTACCGGCCCGGCGCCCACGTCGGAGTGGCGCGCTTTCTGTCGGTCCGCCACCTGCCGATCACCGATCAGTGCGCGGTCCTGCTCATCGCCACGCGCGAGCTGCCCGGGCTCGAGGACTGGGCCAGGCGCGTGGCGGCGCTGTCGCCTGCGGTCAAATCGGTGTCGCTCGGCATCAACGCGTCGCGCGCCAACATCGCGTTCGCGGAATCGGAGCAGTTGCTGGTCGGCGACGGCACGATCGTCGAGCGGCTGCTCGGCCTCGAGTTCTCGGCGGGCTCCAACTCCTTTTTGCAGACCAACAGCCGCCAGGCCGAAGCGCTCTACGCGGCCGCCCTCGACGCGGGCGGCGTGAGCCGCGACGACGTGGTGCTCGATCTGTACTGCGGCACCGGCACGCTCACGCTGCTGTTCGCACGAGTCGCGCGCGAGGCAGTCGGCGTCGAGAGCGTGGCCGAAGCGGTCGAACGCGCGCGCGCCAACGCCGCGCACAACCGCATGTCGAACGCACGATTCGTGGCCGGCGAAGCGCGGCCCGTGCTGCGAGCCTGGGCGCGCGGTGAGCGCGCCGACGCGCCGGCCGCGAGCGTGGTGGTGGTGGATCCGCCGCGCGCCGGGCTCCATCCGCGGGTGGTGGCTCGCACCTGCGAACTCAGGCCGCGTCGCATCGTGTACGTGAGCTGCAACCCGGCGACGCTGGCGCGTGACCTCAAGGACTTCGCGGCCGGCGGGTACACCCTGCGCGAGCTCACGCCCTTCGACATGTTCCCGCATACGCCGCACATCGAGTGCGTGGCGCGGCTCGAGTCCTGA
- a CDS encoding leucyl aminopeptidase, with protein MDVEVRRGDLATRAAGLVAVGIFENERQLNGAAAAVDRASRGAIRTLLKSGDFRGRWLESALLYAGGRRPRRVLVLGMGRPGEFTAHRARQLTAIAARRARDLGARTLATVAIGAGRGGLDSARAAQASAEGAVLGHWRFEAYRTERVPAPLQRVELLERDAARVPALSGAAKRGAAWAEAACLARDLASTPGQDLVPERLAERAAEVGRSIGARVEVMGVPQMERLGMGALLAVGRGSVHPPRFVVLDYDPRAAAGSRAKRARASAEPPIVIIGKGITFDTGGISLKPRENMHKMKYDMSGAAAVIGAFSALPTIAPGRRVIGLLASAENMPGGRAYKPGDVLRALDGTTIEITNTDAEGRLVLADALGYARRFEPDTVVDLATLTGAISIALGFLAAGLYTDDDALAAELSAAGTRAGERLWRMPAWDEFAADLKSDTADLVNSSGQKEGGANVAAVFLKRFARGMRWAHLDIASTAWSPVERPHEGRGPTGFGVRLLLEWLSERSAASPRTKA; from the coding sequence ATGGACGTCGAAGTTCGGCGAGGCGATCTGGCTACTCGCGCGGCGGGACTGGTGGCGGTCGGAATCTTCGAGAACGAGCGCCAGCTGAACGGCGCCGCCGCCGCGGTCGACCGCGCGAGTCGTGGCGCGATTCGCACCCTGCTGAAGAGCGGCGACTTCCGCGGTCGCTGGCTCGAGTCGGCGCTGCTCTACGCCGGCGGCCGGCGGCCGCGTCGAGTGCTCGTGCTCGGCATGGGCAGGCCGGGCGAGTTCACCGCGCATCGAGCGCGCCAGCTCACCGCGATCGCCGCACGGCGCGCCCGCGATCTCGGCGCGCGCACTCTGGCCACGGTCGCCATAGGTGCCGGCCGCGGCGGACTCGACTCGGCCCGCGCGGCGCAGGCGAGCGCCGAGGGTGCGGTGCTCGGCCACTGGCGGTTCGAGGCCTACCGCACCGAGCGCGTGCCGGCGCCGCTCCAGCGCGTCGAGCTGCTCGAGCGCGACGCCGCGCGCGTGCCCGCGCTGTCGGGCGCCGCGAAACGCGGGGCCGCGTGGGCCGAGGCCGCGTGTCTGGCGCGCGATCTGGCCAGTACGCCCGGCCAGGATCTGGTGCCCGAGCGACTGGCCGAGCGCGCCGCCGAAGTCGGCCGCTCGATCGGGGCGCGCGTCGAAGTGATGGGCGTGCCGCAGATGGAGCGCCTCGGCATGGGCGCGCTGCTGGCGGTGGGGCGCGGCAGCGTCCACCCGCCGCGATTCGTGGTGCTCGACTACGACCCCCGCGCGGCAGCCGGTTCGCGCGCGAAACGCGCCCGCGCTTCGGCCGAGCCCCCGATCGTGATCATCGGCAAGGGCATCACCTTCGACACTGGCGGTATCTCGCTCAAGCCGCGCGAGAACATGCACAAGATGAAATACGACATGTCGGGCGCCGCCGCGGTGATCGGCGCCTTCTCGGCGCTGCCGACGATCGCGCCCGGGCGCCGCGTGATCGGTCTTCTGGCGAGTGCCGAGAACATGCCGGGCGGGCGCGCCTACAAGCCCGGCGACGTGCTGCGCGCGCTGGACGGCACCACTATCGAGATCACCAATACCGACGCCGAAGGCCGGCTGGTGCTCGCCGACGCGCTGGGCTACGCGCGGCGCTTCGAGCCCGATACCGTGGTGGATCTCGCCACCCTGACCGGCGCGATCTCGATCGCGCTTGGGTTTCTGGCCGCCGGGCTCTACACCGACGACGACGCGCTGGCGGCCGAGCTCAGCGCGGCCGGCACGCGCGCGGGCGAGCGCCTGTGGCGCATGCCGGCCTGGGACGAGTTCGCCGCCGATCTCAAGAGCGACACCGCCGACCTGGTGAATTCGTCGGGGCAGAAGGAAGGCGGCGCCAACGTCGCCGCGGTGTTCCTCAAGCGCTTTGCGCGCGGCATGCGCTGGGCGCATCTCGACATCGCCAGCACCGCGTGGTCGCCAGTGGAGCGCCCCCACGAAGGCCGCGGACCGACCGGGTTCGGCGTAAGACTGCTGCTCGAGTGGCTCAGTGAGAGGTCGGCGGCTTCGCCGCGGACGAAGGCTTAG